The following coding sequences lie in one Primulina huaijiensis isolate GDHJ02 chromosome 2, ASM1229523v2, whole genome shotgun sequence genomic window:
- the LOC140957155 gene encoding uncharacterized protein, translated as MDTSLANAALRPPVGWTPPRRVEEDGDSLIKLESDWTADEVQVSNYNSKALNVIFSSVDLNMFSLITNCISAKDVREILQKHCEGSESVRRTNLRMLTSKFENLRMEETESIINYDIWLREIANEAFSLSNPISNERLVSKVLRSLPERFNIKICAIDESKDTTLIALEDLISSFRTFEMNMEIQKNDKGNTIEFQVSNDSYNDLLQLSQEVNDSDLCEDSVSYITKKFGDYLKRIGDKKKIEQPSRFPSLPAPERPQKLPVQQHFRPRNEGKGQFNLKKYDSVQCRECNGFGHYANECANILRKNKCYNVSPSDEESDEEDKSNEKDNHTSLNALWK; from the exons ATGGACACGTCACTTGCAAACGCAGCACTTCGACCACCAGT TGGCTGGACTCCACCGAGGAGGGTAGAAGAAGATGGTGACAGCCTGATAAAACTAGAAAGTGATTGGACTGCCGATGAAGTTCAGGTTTCGAATTACAACTCAAAGGCATTGAATGTCATCTTCTCTTCAGTCGACCTGAATATGTTCAGTTTAATTACAAACTGTATATCTGCCAAAGATGTTAGGGAAATCCTTCAAAAGCATTGTGAAGGTTCTGAAAGCGTGAGGAGAACAAATTTGAGGATGCTTACATCAAAATTCGAGAACCTGAGAATGGAAGAAACTGAATCTATCATTAACTATGACATATGGCTCAGAGAGATTGCAAATGAAGCTTTTAGCCTAAGCAATCCAATCTCAAATGAAAGGTTAGTCAGCAAGGTTCTCAGATCACTGCCTGAGCGTTTCAACATCAAAATATGTGCAATCGATGAATCAAAGGATACAACTTTAATTGCACTTGAGGATTTGATAAGCTCCTTCCGCACCTTCGAGATGAACATGGAAATACAGAAAAATGACAAGGGGAATACTATTGAATTCCAAGTTTCGAATGACTCGTATAATGATCTTCTTCAACTGTCTCAAGAGGTAAATGATTCGGACCTTTGTGAAGATTCTGTCTCATATATCACAAAGAAGTTTGGGGACTATCTGAAAAGGATCGGAGACAAAAAGAAGATAGAACAACCATCAAGGTTTCCGAGTCTACCAGCACCTGAAAGGCCACAGAAGCTTCCAGTCCAACAACATTTTCGACCAAGGAATGAAGGCAAGGGTCAGTTTAATTTGAAGAAGTATGACTCGGTGCAATGTAGAGAATGCAATGGATTTGGTCACTATGCCAATGAATGTGCTAACATATTACGAAAGAACAAATGCTATAATGTTTCTCCAAGCGATGAAGAATCTGATGAGGAGGATAAATCTAATGAAAAAGATAATCACACCTCCTTGAATGCACTGTGGAAATAA
- the LOC140959529 gene encoding uncharacterized protein has translation MDSGFLKCEVEDQMELMLMEMVFSRAACDHIPKMEFNGTRQENSNDGIVLNGSCNGDLENYHANSPALINCISFTGASIHQDQPGTPFLQHNSGGERWKVEEYCGEAAEKTRNKRNSSMPAMREMVFRIAAMQPIDIDPESVKPPKRKNVKISTDPQSVAARHRRERISERIRILQRLVPGGTKMDTASMLDEAIHYVKFLKDQVQSLERVEANQPPAAGIGFPVPMSRGGYIPVAANSYHRSPQNSTDS, from the coding sequence ATGGATAGTGGGTTCTTGAAATGTGAAGTTGAGGATCAGATGGAATTGATGCTGATGGAAATGGTTTTCTCCAGGGCGGCGTGTGATCATATTCCTAAGATGGAATTCAACGGTACTCGTCAAGAAAACAGTAACGATGGGATTGTGCTTAATGGTAGCTGTAATGGTGATCTTGAGAATTATCATGCTAATTCACCTGCATTAATAAATTGTATCTCGTTTACCGGAGCTTCAATTCATCAGGACCAACCGGGGACACCATTTTTGCAGCACAATTCAGGCGGGGAAAGATGGAAAGTGGAAGAGTATTGTGGGGAAGCAGCTGAGAAAACACGGAACAAGAGGAATTCATCGATGCCAGCAATGCGCGAAATGGTCTTCAGGATTGCGGCAATGCAGCCGATTGATATAGACCCGGAATCCGTGAAGCCGCCGAAGAGAAAGAACGTGAAGATATCGACGGACCCGCAAAGCGTGGCGGCGCGTCACCGCCGAGAGAGGATAAGCGAACGGATCAGGATTCTCCAGAGACTGGTGCCTGGTGGAACTAAGATGGACACTGCGTCAATGCTGGATGAAGCAATTCATTACGTCAAGTTCTTGAAAGATCAGGTGCAATCTCTTGAAAGAGTGGAGGCAAATCAGCCACCCGCCGCCGGGATAGGATTCCCGGTTCCGATGTCGAGGGGGGGTTACATTCCGGTGGCTGCAAACAGTTATCATCGGTCTCCTCAGAATTCGACAGATTCTTGA